A region from the Diadema setosum chromosome 13, eeDiaSeto1, whole genome shotgun sequence genome encodes:
- the LOC140237354 gene encoding dynein light chain Tctex-type protein 2B-like, with product MLSKKLLKIARQPSAVSQNSAEGNESALDGTASEAGESVASVRPGLFSRKGSVWSQVATRLSKQKESQKSTPLVPRIRYENTYRLQPEEKETFDSCKVRDFVGELLEMRLKTEKYNPRTVPSLTVNLSDVIKARVKKMGFKRYKIVCHLVIGEQNGQDVNVASRCVWDPKIDSMATAKYTNSSLYAVATVYAVYFE from the coding sequence ATGCTATCAAAGAAATTATTGAAAATTGCCCGACAACCCTCGGCCGTGTCACAAAATAGCGCCGAGGGGAATGAGTCGGCACTGGATGGGACTGCGTCGGAGGCGGGCGAGAGCGTGGCGTCCGTTCGCCCCGGACTCTTCTCGAGAAAGGGGTCGGTGTGGTCCCAGGTGGCCACACGGCTGTCGAAGCAAAAGGAGAGCCAGAAGTCGACGCCGCTAGTGCCGCGGATCCGGTACGAGAACACGTACAGGCTGCAGCCCGAGGAGAAGGAGACCTTCGACTCGTGCAAGGTCCGCGATTTCGTCGGCGAGCTGCTTGAGATGCGACTGAAGACAGAGAAGTACAACCCGAGGACGGTCCCGTCGCTGACCGTCAACCTCTCCGACGTCATCAAGGCCAGGGTTAAGAAGATGGGATTCAAGCGGTACAAGATCGTCTGCCATCTTGTGATTGGAGAGCAGAATGGACAGGACGTCAATGTCGCCAGCCGATGCGTGTGGGATCCGAAGATTGACAGTATGGCAACGGCAAAGTACACGAACTCTTCCCTCTACGCAGTGGCTACGGTGTACGCGGTGTATTTTGAGTAG